One Fundulus heteroclitus isolate FHET01 chromosome 1, MU-UCD_Fhet_4.1, whole genome shotgun sequence genomic window carries:
- the kif5aa gene encoding kinesin family member 5Aa, with amino-acid sequence MADVPSECNIKVLCRFRPLNQSEIVRGDLFLPKFQGDDTVVVGGKSYAFDRVFPTNTTQEQVYNTCAKQIVKDVLSGYNGTIFAYGQTSSGKTHTMEGKLHDPHQMGIIPRIAEDIFNHIFAMDENLEFHIKVSYFEIYMDKIRDLLDVTKTNLSVHEDKNRVPYVKGCTERFVSSPDEVMDVIDEGKANRHVAVTNMNEHSSRSHSIFLINIKQEHVETEQKLCGKLYLVDLAGSEKVSKTGAAGSVLDEAKNINKSLSALGNVISALAEGTKSHVPYRDSKMTRILQDSLGGNCRTTMFICCSPSSYNEGETKSTLMFGQRAKTIRNTASINLELTAEQWKRKYEKEKEKNKTLKETIQKLEAELNRWRNGEDVPETERTTSDVVTRIETVEERPVLDNDTSSIVVRISEEERQKYEEEIRKLYKQLDDKDDEINLQCQLVEKLKQQMLDQDELLASSRGDGDKVQNELGRLQVESDCAKAEVKEVLQALEELAINYDQKSQEVEEKGLQNQLLADQLAQKMASLMELEAELSRMQEVSGQQRKRIAEVLNGLMRDLSEFSTIVGNGEIKLPVEISGAIEEEFTVARLYISKIKSEVKSMVKRCRQLENMQLECHRKMEETGRELSSCQLLISQHEAKIRSLTEYMQSVEQKKRQLEESHDSLAEELAKLQDQDNSLLEDKDAEKGEIEEGSTKKALRQQGESHRGLHHKQLARLRDEINEKQRVIDELTDRNSKLELELAQVRADFDRLKSQDSCKSERLEELSFLHERHEQTKQDLKGLEETVARELQTLHNLRKLFVQDLTSRVKKSSEMEPDDSGGSCTQKQKISFLENNLDQLTKVHKQLVRDNADLRCELPKLEKRLRSTAERVKALETALRDAKEGAMMDRRRYQQEVDRIKEAMKSKAALRRPHAAQIAKPVRPKQLPVCSPTNPFYAYIRATEHANAYSNALFQGSMTPKSSSSIDCNLNSVQSNTVSTALGYRAGRYNGDVLESYPLNIDNGNTISEARDINDNRSDVPCGREVEDSNRHSMQQQQQQQAASS; translated from the exons ATGGCCGACGTACCATCGGAGTGCAACATAAAAGTGCTGTGTCGCTTTCGTCCTCTCAACCAGTCCGAGATCGTGCGCGGGGACCTGTTCCTGCCCAAATTTCAAGGGGACGACACCGTCGTCGTGGGG GGGAAGTCCTACGCGTTTGATCGTGTGTTTCCAACCAACACCACCCAGGAGCAAGTTTACAACACTTGTGCCAAGCAGATCGTCAAGG ATGTGCTCAGTGGATACAATGGCACTATCTTTGCATATGGACAGACCTCCTCCGGGAAGACTCACACCATGGAG GGAAAGCTGCACGACCCTCACCAGATGGGCATCATTCCTCGCATTGCTGAGGACATTTTCAATCACATCTTTGCTATGGATGAAAACCTGGAGTTCCACATCAAG gTTTCCTACTTTGAAATCTACATGGACAAAATCCGTGACCTTCTGGATG TGACAAAGACCAACTTGTCCGTCCATGAGGATAAGAACAGGGTTCCATATGTTAAG GGATGCACTGAGCGCTTTGTGTCCAGCCCTGATGAGGTTATGGATGTGATTGATGAGGGCAAAGCTAACCGCCATGTTGCCGTGACCA ACATGAACGAGCACAGCTCTCGCAGCCACAGCATCTTCCTGATCAACATCAAGCAGGAGCATGTGGAGACGGAGCAGAAACTGTGTGGGAAACTCTACCTGGTGGATCTGGCTGGCAGTGAGAAG GTCAGCAAGACCGGAGCTGCAGGTTCTGTCCTGGATGAGGCTAAAAACATCAACAAGTCTCTTTCTGCTCTGGGAAATGTCATCTCTGCCTTGGCTGAGGGAACG AAATCTCacgttccgtaccgcgacagcAAAATGACCCGCATCCTGCAGGACTCCCTGGGCGGGAACTGCCGCACCACCATGTTCATCTGCTGCTCTCCGTCCAGCTACAACGAAGGGGAGACTAAATCCACGCTGATGTTCGGACAACG AGCCAAGACCATCAGGAACACGGCCTCTATCAACCTGGAGCTGACTGCCGAGCAGTGGAAGAGGAAGTacgagaaggagaaggagaagaacaAGACCCTGAAGGAGACCATTCAGAAACTGGAGGCGGAGCTCAACCGCTGGAGAAACG GAGAGGATGTGCCTGAGACTGAGCGGACCACGTCAGACGTGGTGACCCGTATCGAGACCGTGGAGGAGCGCCCTGTCCTGGACAACGACACCTCCTCCATCGTGGTTCGCATCTCTGAAGAGGAGCGGCAGAAGTACGAGGAGGAGATCCGCAAGCTGTACAAGCAGCTGGATGACAAG GATGATGAGATCAACCTGCAGTGTCAGCTGGTGGAGAAGCTGAAGCAGCAAATGCTGGACCAAGACGAG CTCCTGGCTTCCTCCCGGGGAGACGGGGATAAGGTCCAGAATGAGCTGGGTAGGCTGCAGGTGGAGAGCGACTGCGCCAAGGCCGAAGTGAAGGAGGTGCTGCAGGCACTGGAGGAACTGGCCATCAACTATGACCAGAAGAGccaggaggtggaggagaaggGCCTGCAGAACCAGCTCCTGGCTGACCAGCTGGCCCAGAAAATG GCGAGTTTGATGGAGCTGGAGGCGGAGCTGTCTCGTATGCAGGAGGTGAGCGGTCAGCAGAGGAAGCGCATCGCCGAGGTCCTCAACGGGCTCATGAGGGACCTCAGCGAGTTCAGCACCATTGTGGGGAACGGGGAGATAAAGCTG CCGGTGGAAATCAGCGGGGCCATCGAGGAGGAGTTCACCGTGGCCCGCCTCTACATCAGTAAGATCAAGTCGGAGGTGAAGAGCATGGTGAAGCGATGCCGGCAGCTGGAGAACATGCAGCTGGAGTGCCACCGCAAGATGGAGGAGACCGGCCGGGAGCTCTCCTCCTGCCAGCTCCTCATCTCCCAG cACGAGGCTAAGATCCGCTCTCTGACCGAGTACATGCAGAGCGTGGAGCAGAAgaagaggcagctggaggaaAGCCACGATTCCCTAGCCGAAGAGCTGGCTAAGCTGCAGGACCAGG ATAACTCTCTGCTCGAGGACAAAGATGCAGAGAAGGGCGAGATCGAGGAGGGAAGCACGAAG AAAGCCCTTCGTCAGCAGGGCGAGTCTCACCGCGGCCTCCATCACAAGCAGCTCGCCCGCCTGCGGGATGAGATCAACGAGAAGCAGAGGGTCATCGATGAGCTCACCGA CCGTAACTCCAagctggagctggagctggcCCAGGTGCGCGCTGACTTTGACCGGCTGAAGAGTCAGGACAGCTGCAAGAGCGAGCGCCTGGAGGAGCTGTC aTTCCTGCATGAGCGCCATGAGCAGACCAAACAGGACTTGAAGGGTCTGGAGGAGACTGTT GCCCGCGAACTCCAGACCCTCCACAACCTGCGCAAGCTGTTCGTTCAAGACCTCACGTCGCGGgttaaaaaa AGTTCCGAAATGGAGCCTGATGATAGCGGGGGGTCTTGCACCCAGAAGCAGAAGATTTCCTTTCTTGAGAATAACCTGGACCAACTTACAAAGGTTCACAAACAG CTGGTACGTGACAATGCAGATCTGCGTTGTGAGCTTCCAAAGCTGGAGAAACGTCTTCGGTCTACTGCTGAGAGAGTTAAGGCCCTGGAGACTGCACTGAGGGACGCCAAAGAGGGCGCCATGATGGACCGCCGCCGCTACCAGCAGGAGGTCGATCGCATCAAAGAGGCCATGAAGTCTAAGGCTGCACTAAGACGCCCCCATGCTGCACAGATCG CAAAGCCAGTGAGACCAAAGCAGCTGCCGGTTTGCTCTCCTACAAACCCGTTCTACGCCTACATCCGGGCTACAGAGCACGCCAACGCCTACAGCAACGCCCTCTTCCAGGGCAGCATGACACCGAAGAGCTCCTCCAGCATCGACTGCAACCTGAACTCTGTGCAGAGCAACAC AGTTTCCACAGCTCTGGGCTACAGAGCAGGAAGGTATAACGGAGATGTGCTGGAGTCCTACCCGCTCAACATTGACAACG GTAACACCATCAGCGAAGCCAGAGACATAAACGACAACAG GAGTGACGTTCCCTGCGGCCGCGAGGTGGAGGATTCAAACAGGCAcagcatgcagcagcagcagcagcagcaggccgcTTCAAGTT AG